The following coding sequences lie in one Streptomyces lydicus genomic window:
- a CDS encoding DUF2637 domain-containing protein, whose amino-acid sequence MPTTKQSKRKGTQRRRTEPAPAQQIPNASASAPPENAAEHPERAATRAADIIVAAETEASSLIELGEQAQAEAEQLLDEAKQRAETLVSDAERTAKRLLGEAEEAAQQRLAQGADEAERLATEACKQAEALNASAQQAWSASQTDAAVITVDAFRTAAETRDRANTEAERHLASVQKEADQVRAAARQEADELLTQAREEAQGLRREAEAQAERSRKDAADAAQRLRQEAQSESERLRDEAQKIVDEANQKMGAAAESAQRMRARAEEDTEQLRRETAEDIRGQTERADAEAQRIIAKAQRAAGQQEKKAERVLEDAEAEAERLTVAAATAVQGTETKAAALLAQAQDLQKKADEQIAIAKENHKAADERWKEVLSRTNQRLERKRRIRKERDDRREEARKRRRAVKEGRTTLRSQRPRASAWLQELTRSQARRVLVGGPILAPMAVAWWSQTDYAREAFDWWTIFALGFAAAWELSAAFTGWMYHQARKDGDSGTLYRVMTWILAGGAAAMNYAHHCGPAGEPTQPAVAFATMSLVGMVLWEMYARLVHRQHLRERGLLPKPRPRIGLIRWVRYPDTAWTAWSMMITDSSLTTLDGAWAAAGIAMDVRATEHRRRAALRSARQASAAADRTAVKAGLTLNRIVIPRLPSHDLTPAAIPVVQPTLAELELEWFTQTAPGRRDGTPGTPGSSGTPGRRDGTPGTPGSSGTPARRDGTPGTSGTPGSSGTPARRDGTPGTPGTPGSSGTPARRDGTPGTPGTPGTPGTSGTPARRDGTPGTPGTPGTSGTPARRDGTPGTPGTPGTSGTPARRDGTPGTPGTSGTPARRDGTGQGAGAGEDSADLVLTLVEQAAVDRLRAKNQDVSKRKLEKEIRAHHGSIGSDRAKLIAAVLKGSPAGV is encoded by the coding sequence GTGCCCACCACGAAGCAGTCCAAGCGGAAGGGGACCCAGCGCCGGCGTACGGAACCCGCGCCCGCACAGCAGATCCCCAATGCCTCCGCGTCAGCGCCGCCCGAGAATGCCGCCGAGCACCCGGAGAGGGCAGCCACGCGCGCAGCCGACATCATCGTGGCTGCCGAGACGGAGGCGTCCAGCCTCATCGAGCTGGGCGAGCAGGCGCAGGCTGAGGCGGAGCAACTGCTCGACGAGGCGAAACAGCGTGCCGAAACGCTGGTATCCGATGCCGAGCGGACAGCCAAGAGGCTTCTCGGCGAGGCCGAGGAAGCCGCCCAGCAGCGTCTCGCCCAGGGCGCTGATGAGGCCGAGCGTCTGGCGACCGAAGCCTGTAAGCAGGCAGAGGCCTTGAATGCCTCCGCCCAGCAGGCCTGGAGCGCGAGCCAGACCGATGCCGCCGTCATCACGGTCGACGCCTTTCGCACAGCGGCCGAAACCAGGGACAGGGCCAACACCGAGGCCGAACGCCACCTCGCATCGGTGCAAAAGGAAGCCGACCAGGTCCGCGCTGCGGCACGGCAGGAAGCGGATGAACTTCTCACCCAAGCCCGCGAAGAGGCGCAGGGCCTTCGAAGGGAAGCCGAGGCCCAGGCGGAGCGAAGCCGTAAAGACGCTGCCGACGCCGCACAACGCCTCCGGCAAGAAGCCCAGAGCGAGTCCGAGCGGCTTCGCGACGAAGCACAGAAGATCGTCGACGAAGCCAACCAGAAGATGGGCGCAGCAGCGGAATCCGCACAGCGCATGCGGGCCCGGGCCGAGGAGGACACCGAGCAACTTCGCCGGGAAACCGCGGAGGACATCCGGGGCCAAACCGAACGCGCCGACGCCGAAGCTCAGCGCATCATCGCCAAGGCCCAACGAGCGGCTGGCCAGCAGGAGAAGAAGGCCGAGAGAGTCCTCGAGGACGCCGAAGCCGAAGCTGAACGCCTCACCGTTGCCGCAGCCACGGCCGTCCAGGGAACGGAGACGAAGGCAGCCGCCCTCCTCGCGCAGGCGCAGGACCTCCAGAAGAAGGCAGATGAGCAGATCGCCATCGCCAAGGAGAACCACAAGGCGGCGGACGAGCGGTGGAAGGAAGTCCTCTCACGTACGAACCAACGACTGGAGCGCAAGAGGCGGATCAGGAAGGAGAGGGACGATCGCCGCGAGGAAGCGCGAAAGCGCCGCCGGGCTGTCAAGGAGGGCCGGACCACACTGAGGTCTCAACGGCCCAGGGCGAGTGCCTGGCTGCAGGAGCTGACGCGCAGCCAGGCCCGTCGGGTCCTGGTCGGCGGTCCAATCCTGGCACCCATGGCCGTGGCGTGGTGGTCCCAGACCGACTACGCACGTGAGGCGTTCGACTGGTGGACGATTTTCGCACTCGGATTCGCCGCGGCATGGGAGCTCAGCGCCGCCTTCACCGGCTGGATGTACCACCAGGCAAGGAAGGACGGCGACTCCGGAACCCTGTATCGCGTCATGACCTGGATCCTCGCCGGCGGGGCAGCGGCCATGAACTACGCCCACCACTGCGGCCCCGCCGGGGAGCCGACGCAACCGGCCGTCGCCTTTGCCACCATGTCCCTCGTCGGCATGGTGCTGTGGGAGATGTACGCCCGTCTGGTCCACCGCCAACACCTGCGCGAGCGAGGCCTGTTGCCCAAGCCCCGGCCGCGCATCGGCCTGATTCGCTGGGTCCGCTACCCGGACACCGCCTGGACGGCCTGGTCGATGATGATCACCGACAGCTCGCTGACCACCCTGGATGGAGCCTGGGCAGCAGCTGGCATCGCCATGGATGTGCGCGCCACAGAACACCGGCGGCGCGCCGCGCTGCGGTCTGCCCGACAGGCCTCTGCGGCTGCGGACCGTACCGCGGTCAAGGCCGGCCTGACGCTGAACCGCATCGTGATCCCCCGCCTTCCCAGCCACGACCTCACCCCTGCTGCGATCCCCGTCGTCCAACCGACCCTTGCGGAACTGGAACTTGAGTGGTTCACACAGACCGCACCGGGCCGGCGGGACGGTACACCCGGTACACCCGGCTCGTCCGGTACACCGGGCCGGCGGGACGGTACACCCGGTACACCCGGCTCGTCCGGTACACCGGCTCGGCGGGACGGTACACCCGGCACATCCGGTACACCCGGCTCGTCCGGTACACCGGCCCGGCGGGACGGTACACCCGGTACACCCGGTACACCCGGCTCGTCCGGTACACCGGCCCGGCGGGACGGTACACCCGGTACACCCGGTACACCCGGTACACCCGGCACATCCGGTACACCGGCCCGGCGGGACGGTACACCCGGTACACCCGGTACACCCGGCACATCCGGTACACCGGCCCGGCGGGACGGTACACCCGGTACACCCGGTACACCCGGCACATCCGGTACACCGGCCCGGCGGGACGGTACACCCGGTACACCCGGCACATCCGGTACACCGGCCCGGCGGGACGGTACGGGCCAGGGTGCCGGTGCGGGCGAGGACTCTGCGGACTTGGTACTGACACTAGTTGAGCAGGCCGCCGTGGACCGTCTCCGCGCAAAGAACCAAGACGTCAGCAAACGGAAGCTCGAGAAGGAGATCCGCGCTCACCACGGCTCGATCGGCTCTGACCGGGCCAAGCTGATCGCAGCGGTACTGAAGGGCTCGCCCGCAGGCGTCTGA
- a CDS encoding WhiB family transcriptional regulator — MDWRHRAACREDDPELFFPIGNTGPALLQIEEAKAVCRRCPVMEQCLRWALESRQESGIWGGMSEDERCAMKRRAARNRAHSANA; from the coding sequence ATGGATTGGCGTCACCGCGCCGCTTGCCGCGAGGACGACCCCGAGCTCTTCTTCCCCATCGGCAACACCGGTCCTGCACTGCTGCAGATCGAGGAAGCCAAGGCCGTCTGCCGCCGCTGCCCCGTCATGGAGCAGTGCCTGCGGTGGGCGCTCGAATCCCGTCAGGAATCCGGCATCTGGGGCGGGATGAGCGAGGACGAGCGCTGCGCGATGAAGCGCCGCGCCGCCCGCAACCGGGCCCACAGCGCCAACGCCTGA
- a CDS encoding helix-turn-helix domain-containing protein, giving the protein MTAVEGCRQLPTWFFKDPELLDACRARDFGRIFELARRAGIYPSRVARQCDLTPSRVSDVIAGRRTLTQMSVVERIADGLGIPGAMLGLAPRRWESSDAEVAPHRVELPVPVPSAAEGEEAVALRRELQAATSADATVAELFAVQVDSMRRMDRQLGAGTLLPPLGEQINQMGNLLHRSTSPNARTALAAVLTEASTLAGWQALDLGLYRRSWELHETAKAAARESGSAALVAHTMGQQAYVLLELGESAKAVEQVRFARESAGRSLPPLMESWLFAAEAEAHAVAGHETQCRNGMDRAEAVRPNDPADPSLPFLFLAGAHLSRWRGNVLATLGADEALTDLTASLASLDLNGFTRAEAGVRCDLAVVLARRGEREEARRQALRAQDLASMTSSVRQRRRITDVLAATAA; this is encoded by the coding sequence ATGACCGCAGTTGAAGGGTGTCGTCAGCTTCCGACCTGGTTTTTCAAGGACCCGGAGCTGCTGGACGCGTGCCGCGCCCGGGACTTCGGGCGCATCTTCGAGCTGGCGCGCCGCGCGGGCATCTACCCGTCGCGAGTTGCCCGGCAGTGCGACCTGACGCCAAGCCGTGTCTCGGATGTGATCGCGGGGAGGCGGACGCTCACCCAGATGTCCGTGGTGGAGCGGATCGCGGACGGGTTGGGCATTCCCGGGGCCATGCTGGGCTTGGCGCCACGAAGGTGGGAATCCTCCGATGCCGAGGTAGCCCCGCACAGGGTCGAACTCCCGGTTCCGGTGCCCTCCGCGGCTGAGGGGGAAGAAGCGGTTGCGCTCAGGCGAGAACTGCAGGCAGCTACGTCCGCAGATGCCACCGTGGCTGAGCTCTTTGCGGTCCAGGTGGACTCCATGCGGCGCATGGACCGGCAGCTCGGCGCGGGAACGTTGCTCCCACCGCTGGGAGAGCAGATCAACCAGATGGGGAACCTGCTGCACCGGAGCACCTCTCCCAACGCCCGGACCGCGCTTGCGGCCGTGCTGACCGAGGCATCGACACTGGCCGGGTGGCAGGCCCTGGACCTGGGGCTGTACCGCCGGTCGTGGGAGCTGCATGAGACGGCGAAGGCCGCGGCACGGGAGTCGGGGTCAGCGGCACTGGTGGCGCACACGATGGGGCAGCAGGCCTATGTGCTGCTGGAGTTGGGCGAGTCAGCGAAGGCTGTGGAGCAGGTGCGGTTCGCGCGGGAGAGCGCCGGCCGGAGCCTGCCGCCCTTGATGGAGTCCTGGCTGTTCGCGGCGGAGGCAGAGGCACATGCCGTGGCCGGGCACGAGACGCAGTGTCGCAACGGGATGGATCGAGCAGAGGCGGTCCGGCCGAACGACCCGGCCGACCCGTCACTGCCGTTCCTGTTCCTGGCGGGCGCTCACCTGAGCAGGTGGCGCGGGAACGTCCTGGCAACGCTCGGAGCCGACGAGGCGCTCACGGATCTGACAGCATCGCTGGCGTCGCTGGACCTGAATGGTTTCACCCGAGCGGAGGCCGGGGTGCGTTGCGACTTGGCGGTGGTGCTGGCGCGGCGTGGGGAGCGGGAGGAAGCGCGACGTCAGGCCCTGCGGGCGCAGGACCTGGCGTCGATGACCAGCTCGGTGCGCCAGCGTCGGCGTATCACTGACGTGCTGGCCGCGACCGCCGCTTAG
- a CDS encoding GntR family transcriptional regulator, with protein MTEPRGAGAQPKYQRVLEKLRKAIREGEYDADVRLPAEPELAEQYGVSLMTLRKALDLLKVEGVIEGRQGAGNYARDRELLQYGGDVGSIPWVTRVSEALDVDEVAVSRKMQPPVHVARALGLGPDGKTLRHTCRLLQNGRPVRSVHTYLPYDLVAADALAGGEINLERLHRTLARLGRAPVSADESVRCRLPTSEEAIQLAIPPARFVIHAYRTVYDGDDLPVEVQETIMDSASYVLSYRLAL; from the coding sequence ATGACCGAGCCGCGGGGTGCCGGCGCCCAGCCCAAGTACCAGCGCGTCCTTGAAAAACTCAGGAAGGCGATTCGGGAAGGCGAGTACGACGCCGACGTGCGACTCCCCGCGGAGCCGGAATTGGCTGAGCAGTACGGTGTCTCGCTGATGACCCTCCGTAAGGCCCTCGACCTGCTCAAGGTCGAGGGAGTCATCGAAGGGCGGCAGGGGGCGGGGAACTACGCGCGCGATCGCGAGCTTCTGCAGTACGGCGGCGACGTCGGGTCCATCCCCTGGGTGACGCGCGTTTCCGAGGCCCTGGACGTCGACGAGGTCGCCGTGAGTCGCAAGATGCAGCCGCCGGTACACGTCGCCCGTGCTCTTGGCTTGGGGCCGGATGGCAAGACGCTCCGGCACACATGCCGGCTCCTCCAAAATGGCCGGCCAGTCAGGTCCGTGCACACCTACCTGCCCTACGACCTTGTCGCCGCGGACGCGCTCGCGGGTGGCGAAATCAACCTTGAAAGGCTCCACAGGACTCTCGCTCGCCTGGGGCGAGCTCCGGTCTCGGCTGATGAGTCCGTTCGCTGCCGCCTGCCGACAAGCGAGGAGGCCATACAGCTGGCCATCCCCCCTGCACGCTTCGTCATCCACGCGTACCGGACGGTCTACGACGGCGACGACCTGCCCGTCGAAGTGCAGGAGACCATCATGGATTCCGCCTCGTACGTGCTCAGCTACAGACTTGCCCTCTGA
- a CDS encoding DUF4334 domain-containing protein has product MNDEHAGRRIAEIRAAGGEVSFTELDELWMALPTVQPQDILGAWKGSAFSTGHPVEARLITANWHGKRFESLSRVQPLICRNEQGELFSDIERGSGEASLWMVEFRGEVTATMVYDGLPILDHFKRIDAETLLGVMNGKDVLDDRGHHFYFVLERDRD; this is encoded by the coding sequence ATGAACGACGAGCATGCCGGCCGGCGCATCGCCGAGATCCGCGCAGCCGGTGGTGAGGTGTCCTTCACCGAACTGGATGAGCTGTGGATGGCACTGCCGACCGTACAGCCGCAAGACATCCTCGGGGCGTGGAAGGGAAGCGCGTTCTCCACCGGCCACCCGGTAGAGGCCAGGCTCATCACGGCGAACTGGCACGGCAAACGCTTCGAGTCCCTGTCCCGCGTACAGCCCCTGATCTGCCGCAACGAGCAGGGTGAGCTGTTCTCCGACATCGAGCGGGGCAGCGGCGAAGCCAGCCTGTGGATGGTGGAATTTCGCGGTGAGGTGACAGCCACCATGGTCTACGACGGCCTCCCAATTCTCGACCACTTCAAGCGTATTGACGCCGAGACACTCCTCGGCGTCATGAACGGCAAAGACGTCCTGGACGACCGCGGCCACCACTTCTACTTCGTCCTTGAGCGGGATCGCGACTGA
- a CDS encoding class I adenylate-forming enzyme family protein: MDRILQQWHEDEEAEALVQGAQRLTRGEARRRLFRLGHALRGQGLVPGDGVGLFLANRVDSVLVQLAVHLIGCRVVFLPPEPGPGELAALVEQSRARAVVTDPLFAQRAADAAGRSVHAPILLSLGPCEQRCTDLLALADECPEVRPDGVPAPGADDAVTVFYTGGTLGRPKLAAHSRKLYDAMVEKLEDPTLNSRPAAFPTMKPGTDRVLASTLLTHGSGHLTSIRALMTGAALVVLPEFEAGAALTVLRDERITTTMLVPPMLYALLDHSECEPGALPALRRIVVSGSATSPSRLQQAVEVLGPVLSQGYGQSEALGVTAFDAEDLVSEGAQRSELWRSCGRAISDVEIEIRGENSTEALPVRQVGEVCVHGQTVMLGYYEDPERTAAALHDGWLRTGDMGYLDEEGYLYLVDRAKDIIVTGGTSDNVYSRVLEDFLLTLPGVRNAAAVGVPDQEYGEAVQIFLATTEGADVDPEAVGAAVTAELGELYSPRKTVLLDRLPTTKVGKVDKKALRAAWTSGA, translated from the coding sequence GTGGACCGCATTCTGCAGCAATGGCACGAGGACGAGGAGGCCGAGGCGCTCGTCCAGGGGGCGCAGCGGCTGACCAGGGGGGAGGCCCGGCGGCGTCTGTTCAGGTTGGGGCATGCGCTACGCGGGCAAGGGCTCGTGCCCGGCGATGGAGTGGGGCTGTTCCTGGCCAACCGCGTGGACTCCGTCCTGGTGCAGCTCGCCGTCCACCTCATCGGCTGCCGCGTCGTGTTCCTGCCGCCCGAGCCAGGACCCGGCGAACTCGCCGCGCTGGTCGAGCAGTCCCGGGCGCGCGCCGTGGTCACCGACCCGCTCTTCGCGCAACGGGCCGCCGACGCGGCAGGCCGCAGCGTCCACGCCCCCATACTGCTCAGCCTCGGGCCCTGCGAGCAGCGGTGCACAGACCTGCTGGCCCTGGCGGACGAGTGTCCGGAGGTGCGCCCTGACGGCGTGCCGGCCCCGGGCGCGGACGACGCCGTCACCGTCTTCTACACCGGCGGAACCCTGGGCCGCCCCAAGCTCGCCGCGCACAGCCGCAAGCTCTACGACGCGATGGTCGAAAAGCTGGAAGACCCCACGCTGAACTCCCGCCCTGCGGCCTTCCCGACCATGAAACCGGGCACGGACAGAGTGCTCGCCTCCACACTGCTCACGCACGGCAGCGGCCACCTCACCTCAATCCGGGCTCTGATGACGGGAGCCGCCCTCGTCGTCCTGCCCGAATTCGAAGCCGGCGCTGCGCTGACGGTCCTGCGCGACGAGCGGATCACCACCACCATGCTCGTACCGCCCATGCTGTACGCGCTGCTTGACCACTCGGAGTGCGAGCCGGGCGCCCTGCCCGCGCTGCGGCGGATCGTCGTCAGCGGCTCGGCCACGTCGCCGAGCCGGCTGCAGCAGGCGGTCGAGGTGCTCGGCCCCGTGCTCAGCCAGGGCTACGGGCAGTCGGAGGCGCTCGGTGTCACTGCGTTCGATGCCGAAGATCTCGTTTCGGAAGGGGCCCAACGCTCCGAGCTCTGGCGTAGCTGCGGCCGGGCGATCTCCGACGTCGAGATCGAGATCCGCGGGGAAAACAGCACGGAGGCGCTGCCCGTCAGACAGGTCGGCGAGGTGTGCGTCCATGGCCAGACGGTGATGCTCGGCTACTACGAGGACCCGGAGCGCACCGCGGCGGCGCTGCATGACGGCTGGCTGCGCACTGGGGACATGGGCTATCTCGACGAGGAGGGATACCTCTATCTCGTCGACCGGGCCAAGGACATCATCGTCACCGGAGGCACGAGCGACAACGTCTACTCCAGGGTGCTGGAGGACTTCCTGCTCACGCTGCCCGGTGTGCGTAACGCGGCGGCGGTGGGCGTGCCCGACCAGGAGTACGGAGAAGCCGTACAGATCTTCCTGGCCACGACCGAGGGCGCTGACGTCGACCCAGAGGCGGTCGGTGCAGCGGTGACCGCCGAGCTGGGAGAGCTGTACTCGCCCCGGAAGACGGTGCTGCTGGACCGGCTGCCGACTACCAAGGTCGGCAAGGTGGACAAGAAGGCGCTGCGCGCCGCGTGGACGAGCGGGGCCTGA
- a CDS encoding ScbR family autoregulator-binding transcription factor translates to MTQRDRRERPLQQDRAVRTRKKILEAAATLFDENGFGGTTIADIVERSEMTKGALYFHFKSKDAVAVAIMEDQFAGLPELPPQSLASQMLVDTGFLLSYLLRTDPMQRGAARLAMEQGSKTLDTKRSNDVWIEVVSSILTEAWNRGELLPSVDIYKVSWHIVAAFSGIQNMSQTYDGRMELTNHLKDMWEFILPSVVVPAVLAKLDLDPDKGEKLSNGLSSSSG, encoded by the coding sequence GTGACACAGCGGGACCGAAGGGAACGGCCTCTTCAGCAGGATCGAGCAGTTCGGACCCGCAAGAAGATCCTGGAGGCCGCCGCCACCCTCTTCGACGAGAACGGTTTCGGTGGTACCACGATCGCCGACATCGTCGAGCGATCGGAGATGACGAAAGGTGCGCTTTACTTCCATTTCAAAAGCAAGGATGCCGTCGCGGTAGCCATCATGGAGGACCAGTTCGCAGGGCTCCCTGAACTCCCTCCGCAGAGCCTGGCATCCCAGATGCTCGTCGATACCGGATTCCTTCTCTCCTATCTGTTGAGAACAGATCCAATGCAGCGCGGCGCGGCCCGTTTGGCCATGGAACAGGGATCGAAGACGCTCGATACAAAACGATCGAACGACGTGTGGATCGAAGTGGTGAGTTCGATCCTGACAGAAGCCTGGAACCGGGGCGAACTGCTGCCATCCGTCGACATATATAAGGTTTCCTGGCACATCGTCGCAGCATTTTCAGGAATTCAGAATATGTCCCAAACCTACGACGGTCGGATGGAACTGACGAATCACCTGAAGGACATGTGGGAGTTCATCCTGCCGTCCGTGGTCGTCCCCGCTGTTCTGGCCAAGCTTGACCTCGATCCCGACAAGGGCGAGAAACTCTCGAATGGGCTCTCTTCTTCAAGCGGGTAG
- a CDS encoding NAD(P)-dependent alcohol dehydrogenase → MRIQAAVVESQGGPFIIRDLDLEEPRADEILVKITAAGICHTDLSTRARWPRPPMVFGHEGAGIVEAVGDQVTTVAPGDAVCLSYRSCGTCEQCGSGHTAYCDAGINSLNASGSRTDGSTALSREGEPVYGNFFGQSSFASHALAYESNCVRIPTDYSPILAAPLGCSVQTGAGAVLNVLQPDPGSSLVVFGSGGVGLTSVMAAVAEGCSVVAVDPVPSRRALARDLGAVAALDPAQAADIAAVVRDITSGGSHYAIDTTGQPAVISQAIGALRQRGTLALVGIGKTAEFDIMSVMTKGVRLRGVIEGDAVPQSFIPHLIKLHGLGRLPVEKLITPFRFSDIEAAARAAIAGEVIKPVLTFD, encoded by the coding sequence GTGCGCATACAAGCAGCCGTCGTCGAGTCCCAAGGCGGCCCCTTCATCATCCGCGACCTCGACCTCGAGGAGCCGCGGGCCGACGAAATCCTCGTCAAAATCACCGCGGCAGGTATCTGCCACACGGACCTGAGCACACGAGCGCGTTGGCCGCGGCCGCCGATGGTCTTCGGCCACGAAGGCGCCGGCATCGTCGAAGCCGTGGGCGACCAGGTGACCACCGTCGCCCCAGGCGACGCCGTGTGCCTGAGCTACCGCAGCTGCGGCACCTGCGAGCAGTGCGGCTCCGGACACACCGCGTACTGCGACGCGGGCATCAACTCCTTGAACGCCAGCGGCTCGCGTACCGACGGAAGCACGGCCCTCTCCCGTGAGGGAGAACCGGTCTACGGCAACTTCTTCGGGCAGAGCAGCTTCGCCAGCCATGCCCTCGCCTATGAGAGCAACTGCGTCAGGATCCCCACCGACTACTCCCCCATCCTGGCCGCCCCGCTCGGATGCAGCGTGCAGACGGGCGCAGGGGCGGTCCTCAACGTTCTGCAGCCGGACCCCGGTTCGTCGCTGGTGGTTTTCGGATCCGGTGGTGTTGGCCTGACCTCCGTCATGGCCGCGGTTGCTGAGGGCTGCTCCGTGGTCGCCGTTGACCCGGTGCCATCCCGGCGCGCTCTGGCCCGAGACCTCGGCGCCGTCGCCGCGCTCGACCCGGCGCAGGCTGCGGACATTGCGGCAGTTGTCCGGGACATCACCTCCGGCGGATCGCACTACGCCATCGACACCACCGGCCAGCCGGCTGTGATCTCTCAGGCCATCGGAGCTCTTCGTCAGCGAGGCACGCTGGCGCTGGTAGGGATCGGCAAGACAGCCGAATTCGACATCATGAGCGTGATGACCAAGGGGGTCCGGCTGCGCGGAGTGATCGAAGGGGACGCGGTACCCCAGAGTTTCATTCCACACCTGATCAAGCTCCATGGCCTCGGGCGCCTCCCCGTCGAGAAGCTGATCACGCCGTTTCGGTTCAGCGACATCGAGGCGGCCGCCCGTGCCGCCATAGCCGGTGAGGTCATCAAGCCCGTGCTTACCTTCGACTGA
- a CDS encoding NUDIX hydrolase, translating into MSDQKNAAAQASTDTALTAEERAAQWQVFGERTIYKNRWVTVALADIRTPDGVRFEHHKVYLPQAAMVAMIDDQDRVLMMWRHRFVPDLWNYELPGGLLDAGEDPAVAAAREVIEETGYRTTGTLERVVAFEPMIGTVASQHFVFIARGVEKVGEPTEKNEAAHMKWVPLDDVLGLIAAGKIRNSGTLVAVLHLLAARNRA; encoded by the coding sequence GTGTCAGACCAGAAGAACGCCGCAGCTCAAGCAAGCACCGACACCGCACTCACCGCGGAGGAACGGGCAGCCCAGTGGCAGGTCTTCGGAGAGCGGACGATCTACAAGAACCGATGGGTCACCGTGGCTCTGGCCGACATCCGGACCCCTGACGGCGTCCGGTTCGAACACCACAAGGTGTACCTCCCCCAGGCTGCGATGGTCGCCATGATCGACGACCAGGACCGCGTCCTCATGATGTGGCGCCACCGGTTCGTCCCCGACCTCTGGAACTACGAACTACCCGGCGGCCTGCTCGACGCCGGCGAGGACCCCGCCGTCGCCGCGGCCCGCGAGGTCATCGAGGAGACCGGCTACCGCACCACGGGCACCCTTGAGCGCGTCGTCGCCTTCGAGCCGATGATCGGAACGGTGGCGTCGCAACACTTCGTCTTCATCGCCCGCGGTGTCGAGAAGGTCGGCGAGCCCACCGAGAAGAACGAGGCGGCCCACATGAAGTGGGTCCCGCTCGACGACGTCCTCGGTCTGATCGCCGCCGGCAAGATCCGCAACAGCGGCACCCTGGTCGCCGTGCTGCACCTGCTCGCCGCACGCAACCGCGCCTAA